The following proteins come from a genomic window of Rutidosis leptorrhynchoides isolate AG116_Rl617_1_P2 chromosome 10, CSIRO_AGI_Rlap_v1, whole genome shotgun sequence:
- the LOC139871531 gene encoding shaggy-related protein kinase kappa-like isoform X1: MASASLGHGGVGSSRTAGGFSESSSAVDRLGRGILDMRIRDKLERDDDKVSDSEPEIVQGAGTEAGHVIRTTIGGRNGQSEQTVSYIAEHVIGTGSFGTVFQAKCRETGEIVAIKKVLQDKRYKNRELQIMQMLDHPNVVALKHSFFSTTDKDELYLNLVLDFVPETVSRTARHYTRLNQRMPLIYVKLYTYQICRALAYIHNCIGICHRDIKPQNLLVNPHTHQLKICDFGSAKVLVKGEPNVSYICSRYYRAPELIFGATEYTTAIDIWSTGCVMAELLLGQPLFPGESGVDQLVEIIKVLGTPTREEIKCMNPNYTEFRFPQIKPHPWHKVFQKRLPPEAVDLVCRFFQYSPNLRCTALEACVHPFFDELRDPSTRLPNGRPLPPLFNFKPQELAGVSRETVHRLIPEHARKQNLFMALNIQ; the protein is encoded by the exons ATGGCGTCTGCCAGCCTAGGACATGGGGGAGTTGGCAGTTCTAGAACTGCTGGTGGGTTCAGTGAATCATCTAGTGCCGTTGATCGGCTTGGGAGAGGAATTCTTGATATGCGAATTAGGGACAAGCTGGAACGAGACGATGACAAAGTGAGT GATAGTGAACCGGAGATAGTACAAGGGGCTGGTACTGAAGCTGGACATGTTATTAGAACGACAATTGGTGGTCGTAATGGCCAATCTGAACAG ACTGTGAGTTACATAGCAGAGCATGTTATAGGGACTGGTTCTTTTGGTACTGTTTTTCAA GCAAAATGCAGAGAAACAGGGGAGATTGTTGCTATTAAGAAAGTTCTTCAAGACAAACGCTACAAGAATAGGGAGCTACAGATTATGCAAATGCTGGACCATCCGAATGTTGTGGCACTTAAGCATTCGTTCTTTTCAACCACGGATAAAGACGAGCTTTACCTTAATCTTGTTCTTGATTTTGTTCCTGAAACCGTAAGCCGTACCGCAAGGCATTACACTAGGTTGAACCAACGAATGCCCTTGATATATGTCAAGTTGTATACCTATCAG ATATGCAGGGCACTTGCTTATATTCACAATTGTATCGGGATATGTCACCGTGACATTAAACCGCAGAATTTACTA GTGAATCCACACACACATCAGCTGAAAATTTGTGACTTTGGTAGTGCGAAAGTCCTA GTCAAAGGAGAGCCGAATGTTTCATATATCTGTTCAAGATATTATCGTGCTCCGGAGCTCATATTTGGTGCTACCGAATATACAACGGCTATAGATATATGGTCAACAGGTTGTGTGATGGCTGAACTACTTCTTGGACAG CCTCTATTTCCTGGAGAAAGTGGTGTTGATCAACTGGTTGAGATTATTAAG GTCTTGGGAACCCCTACAAGGGAGGAGATAAAGTGTATGAATCCGAATTACACCGAGTTTAGATTCCCTCAAATAAAGCCTCACCCATGGCACAAG GTTTTCCAGAAGCGTTTACCGCCTGAAGCTGTGGATCTAGTTTGTAGGTTTTTCCAATATTCACCCAATTTACGTTGCACTGCT TTGGAAGCTTGTGTTCATCCCTTTTTTGACGAACTGAGGGACCCTAGTACCCGCCTTCCTAACGGTCGCCCCCTTCCTCCACTCTTCAATTTTAAACCTCAAG AACTTGCTGGCGTATCTAGAGAGACAGTCCACAGGCTTATTCCAGAGCATGCTCGAAAACAGAACTTATTCATGGCTCTAAACATCCAATGA
- the LOC139871531 gene encoding shaggy-related protein kinase kappa-like isoform X2, with protein sequence MASASLGHGGVGSSRTAGGFSESSSAVDRLGRGILDMRIRDKLERDDDKDSEPEIVQGAGTEAGHVIRTTIGGRNGQSEQTVSYIAEHVIGTGSFGTVFQAKCRETGEIVAIKKVLQDKRYKNRELQIMQMLDHPNVVALKHSFFSTTDKDELYLNLVLDFVPETVSRTARHYTRLNQRMPLIYVKLYTYQICRALAYIHNCIGICHRDIKPQNLLVNPHTHQLKICDFGSAKVLVKGEPNVSYICSRYYRAPELIFGATEYTTAIDIWSTGCVMAELLLGQPLFPGESGVDQLVEIIKVLGTPTREEIKCMNPNYTEFRFPQIKPHPWHKVFQKRLPPEAVDLVCRFFQYSPNLRCTALEACVHPFFDELRDPSTRLPNGRPLPPLFNFKPQELAGVSRETVHRLIPEHARKQNLFMALNIQ encoded by the exons ATGGCGTCTGCCAGCCTAGGACATGGGGGAGTTGGCAGTTCTAGAACTGCTGGTGGGTTCAGTGAATCATCTAGTGCCGTTGATCGGCTTGGGAGAGGAATTCTTGATATGCGAATTAGGGACAAGCTGGAACGAGACGATGACAAA GATAGTGAACCGGAGATAGTACAAGGGGCTGGTACTGAAGCTGGACATGTTATTAGAACGACAATTGGTGGTCGTAATGGCCAATCTGAACAG ACTGTGAGTTACATAGCAGAGCATGTTATAGGGACTGGTTCTTTTGGTACTGTTTTTCAA GCAAAATGCAGAGAAACAGGGGAGATTGTTGCTATTAAGAAAGTTCTTCAAGACAAACGCTACAAGAATAGGGAGCTACAGATTATGCAAATGCTGGACCATCCGAATGTTGTGGCACTTAAGCATTCGTTCTTTTCAACCACGGATAAAGACGAGCTTTACCTTAATCTTGTTCTTGATTTTGTTCCTGAAACCGTAAGCCGTACCGCAAGGCATTACACTAGGTTGAACCAACGAATGCCCTTGATATATGTCAAGTTGTATACCTATCAG ATATGCAGGGCACTTGCTTATATTCACAATTGTATCGGGATATGTCACCGTGACATTAAACCGCAGAATTTACTA GTGAATCCACACACACATCAGCTGAAAATTTGTGACTTTGGTAGTGCGAAAGTCCTA GTCAAAGGAGAGCCGAATGTTTCATATATCTGTTCAAGATATTATCGTGCTCCGGAGCTCATATTTGGTGCTACCGAATATACAACGGCTATAGATATATGGTCAACAGGTTGTGTGATGGCTGAACTACTTCTTGGACAG CCTCTATTTCCTGGAGAAAGTGGTGTTGATCAACTGGTTGAGATTATTAAG GTCTTGGGAACCCCTACAAGGGAGGAGATAAAGTGTATGAATCCGAATTACACCGAGTTTAGATTCCCTCAAATAAAGCCTCACCCATGGCACAAG GTTTTCCAGAAGCGTTTACCGCCTGAAGCTGTGGATCTAGTTTGTAGGTTTTTCCAATATTCACCCAATTTACGTTGCACTGCT TTGGAAGCTTGTGTTCATCCCTTTTTTGACGAACTGAGGGACCCTAGTACCCGCCTTCCTAACGGTCGCCCCCTTCCTCCACTCTTCAATTTTAAACCTCAAG AACTTGCTGGCGTATCTAGAGAGACAGTCCACAGGCTTATTCCAGAGCATGCTCGAAAACAGAACTTATTCATGGCTCTAAACATCCAATGA